One genomic window of Chelonia mydas isolate rCheMyd1 chromosome 27, rCheMyd1.pri.v2, whole genome shotgun sequence includes the following:
- the CDK5RAP3 gene encoding CDK5 regulatory subunit-associated protein 3 isoform X2 encodes MSRSVVLGETCPPHEEFACGKSRRVQWAQPWADYQNLPIDIQTSKLLDWLVDRRHCNLKWQSHVLTIREKINVAIQDMPESEEIKQLLSGSYIHYFHCLRIVEILKGTEASTKNIFGRYSSQRMKDWQEILSLYEKENTYLVELASLLLRSVSYEIPSLKKQISKCQQLQQEYSRKEEECQLGAAEMRERFYASCKQYGITGDNVRRELLALVKDLPALLTEIGAGARVLSEAIDSYQACVQFVCESSPEQVVPLLRHVQERGNTTVYEWRKGVEPTTVERPRAEEVPEKQDEEAIDWGDLGVESTPAPVGVDYSISGEDGTQAEEVDWGISLEPDPQGAGTDGIDWGDGSGGDPVQITVLEAGIQVPDGVARGPDALTLLENPETRSQFIDELMELETFLSQRIVEMSEEADVVSVSQFQLAPPILQGQTAEKVGAMAAAVRELIGRLINLRMQHLFLILASPRYVDRVSELLRQKLKQAELLVLKKELTAQKRQEALEEQGALEPKLDLLVHKTKELQKLIEADISKRYSGRPVNLMGTSL; translated from the exons ATGTCAAGATCTGTTGTTCTGGGGGAAACCTGCCCACCTCACGAGGAATTTGCATGTGGCAAGAGTAGACGAGTTCAGTGGGCCCAGCCCTGGGCG GACTATCAGAATTTGCCGATTGACATCCAGACAAGCAAGCTGCTAG ACTGGCTGGTGGACAGGAGACACTGCAACCTGAAATGGCAGAGCCACGTGCTGACTATCCGGGAGAAGATCAACGTGGCCATTCAGGACATGCCAGAGAGCGAGGAGATCAAGCAGCTGCTCTCGGGATCCT ATATTCACTATTTTCACTGCCTGAGGATTGTGGAAATTCTTAAAGGGACCGAGGCCTCCACTAAAAACATCTTTGGTCGCTACTCTTCCCAGCGTATGAAG gactggcaGGAGATCCTGTCCCTGTATGAAAAGGAAAACACCTACCTAG tggaACTCGCCAGCCTGCTCCTGCGCAGCGTCAGCTACGAGATCCCGTCCCTGAAGAAGCAGATCAGCAAgtgccagcagctgcagcaggagtaCAGCCGCAAGGAGGAGGAGTGCCAGCTGGGGGCCGCCGAGATGCGGGAGCGCTTCTACGCCTCCTGCAAGCAGTATGGCATCACT GGCGATAACGTGcggcgggagctgctggcctTGGTGAAGGACCTGCCGGCGCTGCTGACTGAGATCGGGGCCGGGGCCCGGGTGCTCTCGGAAGCCATCGATTCATACCAGGCCTGTGTGCAGTTCGTGTGTGAGAG CTCCCCGGAGCAGGTGGTGCCCCTGCTGCGGCACGTGCAGGAGCGCGGGAACACGACCGTCTATGAgtggaggaagggggtggagccCACCACGGTGGAGCGCCCACGGGCGGAGGAGGTGCCCGAGAAGCAGGACGAGGAGGCG ATCGACTGGGGGGACTTAGGGGTGGAGTCCACACCGGCCCCCGTGGGGGTTGATTACAGCATCTCCGGTGAAGACGGAACCCAGGCCGAGGAGGTGGACTGGGGGATCTCACTGGAACCTGACCCACAG GGAGCCGGCACTGACGGGATAGACTGGGGAGACGGGAGTGGCGGTGACCCGGTGCAGATCACGGTGCTGGAGGCTGGCATCCAGG TCCCAGATGGAGTCGCCCGAGGGCCTGATGCTCTGACCCTCCTGGAGAACCCGGAGACCCGGAGCCAGTTCATCGACGAGCTGATGGAG cTAGAGACCTTCCTGTCCCAGCGCATCGTGGAAATGAGCGAAGAGGCCGACGTGGTGTCAGTGAGCCAGTTCCAGCTGGCCCCCCCCATCCTGCAGGGCCAGACCGCAGAGAAGGTGGGCGCCATGGCGGCGGCTGTCCGGGAGCTGATTGGCCGGCTGAtcaacctgcggatgcagcaccTCTTCCTGATCCTGGCCTCCCCGAG GTATGTGGACCGTGTGAGCGAGCTCCTGCGCCAGAAGCTGAAGCAGGCGGAGCTGCTGGTGCTGAAGAAGGAGCTCACGGCGCAGAagaggcaggaggcgctggaggagCAGGGTGCCCTCGAGCCCAAGCTCGACCTGCTGGTGCACAAAACCAAGGAGCTGCAGAAACTG ATTGAAGCAGACATTTCCAAACGGTACAGCGGGCGCCCTGTGAATCTGATGGGCACCTCCCTGTGA
- the CDK5RAP3 gene encoding CDK5 regulatory subunit-associated protein 3 isoform X4 — translation MTKDYQNLPIDIQTSKLLDWLVDRRHCNLKWQSHVLTIREKINVAIQDMPESEEIKQLLSGSYIHYFHCLRIVEILKGTEASTKNIFGRYSSQRMKDWQEILSLYEKENTYLVELASLLLRSVSYEIPSLKKQISKCQQLQQEYSRKEEECQLGAAEMRERFYASCKQYGITGDNVRRELLALVKDLPALLTEIGAGARVLSEAIDSYQACVQFVCESSPEQVVPLLRHVQERGNTTVYEWRKGVEPTTVERPRAEEVPEKQDEEAIDWGDLGVESTPAPVGVDYSISGEDGTQAEEVDWGISLEPDPQGAGTDGIDWGDGSGGDPVQITVLEAGIQVPDGVARGPDALTLLENPETRSQFIDELMELETFLSQRIVEMSEEADVVSVSQFQLAPPILQGQTAEKVGAMAAAVRELIGRLINLRMQHLFLILASPRYVDRVSELLRQKLKQAELLVLKKELTAQKRQEALEEQGALEPKLDLLVHKTKELQKLIEADISKRYSGRPVNLMGTSL, via the exons GACTATCAGAATTTGCCGATTGACATCCAGACAAGCAAGCTGCTAG ACTGGCTGGTGGACAGGAGACACTGCAACCTGAAATGGCAGAGCCACGTGCTGACTATCCGGGAGAAGATCAACGTGGCCATTCAGGACATGCCAGAGAGCGAGGAGATCAAGCAGCTGCTCTCGGGATCCT ATATTCACTATTTTCACTGCCTGAGGATTGTGGAAATTCTTAAAGGGACCGAGGCCTCCACTAAAAACATCTTTGGTCGCTACTCTTCCCAGCGTATGAAG gactggcaGGAGATCCTGTCCCTGTATGAAAAGGAAAACACCTACCTAG tggaACTCGCCAGCCTGCTCCTGCGCAGCGTCAGCTACGAGATCCCGTCCCTGAAGAAGCAGATCAGCAAgtgccagcagctgcagcaggagtaCAGCCGCAAGGAGGAGGAGTGCCAGCTGGGGGCCGCCGAGATGCGGGAGCGCTTCTACGCCTCCTGCAAGCAGTATGGCATCACT GGCGATAACGTGcggcgggagctgctggcctTGGTGAAGGACCTGCCGGCGCTGCTGACTGAGATCGGGGCCGGGGCCCGGGTGCTCTCGGAAGCCATCGATTCATACCAGGCCTGTGTGCAGTTCGTGTGTGAGAG CTCCCCGGAGCAGGTGGTGCCCCTGCTGCGGCACGTGCAGGAGCGCGGGAACACGACCGTCTATGAgtggaggaagggggtggagccCACCACGGTGGAGCGCCCACGGGCGGAGGAGGTGCCCGAGAAGCAGGACGAGGAGGCG ATCGACTGGGGGGACTTAGGGGTGGAGTCCACACCGGCCCCCGTGGGGGTTGATTACAGCATCTCCGGTGAAGACGGAACCCAGGCCGAGGAGGTGGACTGGGGGATCTCACTGGAACCTGACCCACAG GGAGCCGGCACTGACGGGATAGACTGGGGAGACGGGAGTGGCGGTGACCCGGTGCAGATCACGGTGCTGGAGGCTGGCATCCAGG TCCCAGATGGAGTCGCCCGAGGGCCTGATGCTCTGACCCTCCTGGAGAACCCGGAGACCCGGAGCCAGTTCATCGACGAGCTGATGGAG cTAGAGACCTTCCTGTCCCAGCGCATCGTGGAAATGAGCGAAGAGGCCGACGTGGTGTCAGTGAGCCAGTTCCAGCTGGCCCCCCCCATCCTGCAGGGCCAGACCGCAGAGAAGGTGGGCGCCATGGCGGCGGCTGTCCGGGAGCTGATTGGCCGGCTGAtcaacctgcggatgcagcaccTCTTCCTGATCCTGGCCTCCCCGAG GTATGTGGACCGTGTGAGCGAGCTCCTGCGCCAGAAGCTGAAGCAGGCGGAGCTGCTGGTGCTGAAGAAGGAGCTCACGGCGCAGAagaggcaggaggcgctggaggagCAGGGTGCCCTCGAGCCCAAGCTCGACCTGCTGGTGCACAAAACCAAGGAGCTGCAGAAACTG ATTGAAGCAGACATTTCCAAACGGTACAGCGGGCGCCCTGTGAATCTGATGGGCACCTCCCTGTGA
- the CDK5RAP3 gene encoding CDK5 regulatory subunit-associated protein 3 isoform X5 has product MQDYQNLPIDIQTSKLLDWLVDRRHCNLKWQSHVLTIREKINVAIQDMPESEEIKQLLSGSYIHYFHCLRIVEILKGTEASTKNIFGRYSSQRMKDWQEILSLYEKENTYLVELASLLLRSVSYEIPSLKKQISKCQQLQQEYSRKEEECQLGAAEMRERFYASCKQYGITGDNVRRELLALVKDLPALLTEIGAGARVLSEAIDSYQACVQFVCESSPEQVVPLLRHVQERGNTTVYEWRKGVEPTTVERPRAEEVPEKQDEEAIDWGDLGVESTPAPVGVDYSISGEDGTQAEEVDWGISLEPDPQGAGTDGIDWGDGSGGDPVQITVLEAGIQVPDGVARGPDALTLLENPETRSQFIDELMELETFLSQRIVEMSEEADVVSVSQFQLAPPILQGQTAEKVGAMAAAVRELIGRLINLRMQHLFLILASPRYVDRVSELLRQKLKQAELLVLKKELTAQKRQEALEEQGALEPKLDLLVHKTKELQKLIEADISKRYSGRPVNLMGTSL; this is encoded by the exons ATGCAG GACTATCAGAATTTGCCGATTGACATCCAGACAAGCAAGCTGCTAG ACTGGCTGGTGGACAGGAGACACTGCAACCTGAAATGGCAGAGCCACGTGCTGACTATCCGGGAGAAGATCAACGTGGCCATTCAGGACATGCCAGAGAGCGAGGAGATCAAGCAGCTGCTCTCGGGATCCT ATATTCACTATTTTCACTGCCTGAGGATTGTGGAAATTCTTAAAGGGACCGAGGCCTCCACTAAAAACATCTTTGGTCGCTACTCTTCCCAGCGTATGAAG gactggcaGGAGATCCTGTCCCTGTATGAAAAGGAAAACACCTACCTAG tggaACTCGCCAGCCTGCTCCTGCGCAGCGTCAGCTACGAGATCCCGTCCCTGAAGAAGCAGATCAGCAAgtgccagcagctgcagcaggagtaCAGCCGCAAGGAGGAGGAGTGCCAGCTGGGGGCCGCCGAGATGCGGGAGCGCTTCTACGCCTCCTGCAAGCAGTATGGCATCACT GGCGATAACGTGcggcgggagctgctggcctTGGTGAAGGACCTGCCGGCGCTGCTGACTGAGATCGGGGCCGGGGCCCGGGTGCTCTCGGAAGCCATCGATTCATACCAGGCCTGTGTGCAGTTCGTGTGTGAGAG CTCCCCGGAGCAGGTGGTGCCCCTGCTGCGGCACGTGCAGGAGCGCGGGAACACGACCGTCTATGAgtggaggaagggggtggagccCACCACGGTGGAGCGCCCACGGGCGGAGGAGGTGCCCGAGAAGCAGGACGAGGAGGCG ATCGACTGGGGGGACTTAGGGGTGGAGTCCACACCGGCCCCCGTGGGGGTTGATTACAGCATCTCCGGTGAAGACGGAACCCAGGCCGAGGAGGTGGACTGGGGGATCTCACTGGAACCTGACCCACAG GGAGCCGGCACTGACGGGATAGACTGGGGAGACGGGAGTGGCGGTGACCCGGTGCAGATCACGGTGCTGGAGGCTGGCATCCAGG TCCCAGATGGAGTCGCCCGAGGGCCTGATGCTCTGACCCTCCTGGAGAACCCGGAGACCCGGAGCCAGTTCATCGACGAGCTGATGGAG cTAGAGACCTTCCTGTCCCAGCGCATCGTGGAAATGAGCGAAGAGGCCGACGTGGTGTCAGTGAGCCAGTTCCAGCTGGCCCCCCCCATCCTGCAGGGCCAGACCGCAGAGAAGGTGGGCGCCATGGCGGCGGCTGTCCGGGAGCTGATTGGCCGGCTGAtcaacctgcggatgcagcaccTCTTCCTGATCCTGGCCTCCCCGAG GTATGTGGACCGTGTGAGCGAGCTCCTGCGCCAGAAGCTGAAGCAGGCGGAGCTGCTGGTGCTGAAGAAGGAGCTCACGGCGCAGAagaggcaggaggcgctggaggagCAGGGTGCCCTCGAGCCCAAGCTCGACCTGCTGGTGCACAAAACCAAGGAGCTGCAGAAACTG ATTGAAGCAGACATTTCCAAACGGTACAGCGGGCGCCCTGTGAATCTGATGGGCACCTCCCTGTGA
- the CDK5RAP3 gene encoding CDK5 regulatory subunit-associated protein 3 isoform X3: protein MYVSLRQDYQNLPIDIQTSKLLDWLVDRRHCNLKWQSHVLTIREKINVAIQDMPESEEIKQLLSGSYIHYFHCLRIVEILKGTEASTKNIFGRYSSQRMKDWQEILSLYEKENTYLVELASLLLRSVSYEIPSLKKQISKCQQLQQEYSRKEEECQLGAAEMRERFYASCKQYGITGDNVRRELLALVKDLPALLTEIGAGARVLSEAIDSYQACVQFVCESSPEQVVPLLRHVQERGNTTVYEWRKGVEPTTVERPRAEEVPEKQDEEAIDWGDLGVESTPAPVGVDYSISGEDGTQAEEVDWGISLEPDPQGAGTDGIDWGDGSGGDPVQITVLEAGIQVPDGVARGPDALTLLENPETRSQFIDELMELETFLSQRIVEMSEEADVVSVSQFQLAPPILQGQTAEKVGAMAAAVRELIGRLINLRMQHLFLILASPRYVDRVSELLRQKLKQAELLVLKKELTAQKRQEALEEQGALEPKLDLLVHKTKELQKLIEADISKRYSGRPVNLMGTSL from the exons ATGTATGTCTCTCTTCGCCAGGACTATCAGAATTTGCCGATTGACATCCAGACAAGCAAGCTGCTAG ACTGGCTGGTGGACAGGAGACACTGCAACCTGAAATGGCAGAGCCACGTGCTGACTATCCGGGAGAAGATCAACGTGGCCATTCAGGACATGCCAGAGAGCGAGGAGATCAAGCAGCTGCTCTCGGGATCCT ATATTCACTATTTTCACTGCCTGAGGATTGTGGAAATTCTTAAAGGGACCGAGGCCTCCACTAAAAACATCTTTGGTCGCTACTCTTCCCAGCGTATGAAG gactggcaGGAGATCCTGTCCCTGTATGAAAAGGAAAACACCTACCTAG tggaACTCGCCAGCCTGCTCCTGCGCAGCGTCAGCTACGAGATCCCGTCCCTGAAGAAGCAGATCAGCAAgtgccagcagctgcagcaggagtaCAGCCGCAAGGAGGAGGAGTGCCAGCTGGGGGCCGCCGAGATGCGGGAGCGCTTCTACGCCTCCTGCAAGCAGTATGGCATCACT GGCGATAACGTGcggcgggagctgctggcctTGGTGAAGGACCTGCCGGCGCTGCTGACTGAGATCGGGGCCGGGGCCCGGGTGCTCTCGGAAGCCATCGATTCATACCAGGCCTGTGTGCAGTTCGTGTGTGAGAG CTCCCCGGAGCAGGTGGTGCCCCTGCTGCGGCACGTGCAGGAGCGCGGGAACACGACCGTCTATGAgtggaggaagggggtggagccCACCACGGTGGAGCGCCCACGGGCGGAGGAGGTGCCCGAGAAGCAGGACGAGGAGGCG ATCGACTGGGGGGACTTAGGGGTGGAGTCCACACCGGCCCCCGTGGGGGTTGATTACAGCATCTCCGGTGAAGACGGAACCCAGGCCGAGGAGGTGGACTGGGGGATCTCACTGGAACCTGACCCACAG GGAGCCGGCACTGACGGGATAGACTGGGGAGACGGGAGTGGCGGTGACCCGGTGCAGATCACGGTGCTGGAGGCTGGCATCCAGG TCCCAGATGGAGTCGCCCGAGGGCCTGATGCTCTGACCCTCCTGGAGAACCCGGAGACCCGGAGCCAGTTCATCGACGAGCTGATGGAG cTAGAGACCTTCCTGTCCCAGCGCATCGTGGAAATGAGCGAAGAGGCCGACGTGGTGTCAGTGAGCCAGTTCCAGCTGGCCCCCCCCATCCTGCAGGGCCAGACCGCAGAGAAGGTGGGCGCCATGGCGGCGGCTGTCCGGGAGCTGATTGGCCGGCTGAtcaacctgcggatgcagcaccTCTTCCTGATCCTGGCCTCCCCGAG GTATGTGGACCGTGTGAGCGAGCTCCTGCGCCAGAAGCTGAAGCAGGCGGAGCTGCTGGTGCTGAAGAAGGAGCTCACGGCGCAGAagaggcaggaggcgctggaggagCAGGGTGCCCTCGAGCCCAAGCTCGACCTGCTGGTGCACAAAACCAAGGAGCTGCAGAAACTG ATTGAAGCAGACATTTCCAAACGGTACAGCGGGCGCCCTGTGAATCTGATGGGCACCTCCCTGTGA
- the CDK5RAP3 gene encoding CDK5 regulatory subunit-associated protein 3 isoform X1, whose amino-acid sequence MQDYQNLPIDIQTSKLLDWLVDRRHCNLKWQSHVLTIREKINVAIQDMPESEEIKQLLSGSYIHYFHCLRIVEILKGTEASTKNIFGRYSSQRMKDWQEILSLYEKENTYLVELASLLLRSVSYEIPSLKKQISKCQQLQQEYSRKEEECQLGAAEMRERFYASCKQYGITGDNVRRELLALVKDLPALLTEIGAGARVLSEAIDSYQACVQFVCESSPEQVVPLLRHVQERGNTTVYEWRKGVEPTTVERPRAEEVPEKQDEEAIDWGDLGVESTPAPVGVDYSISGEDGTQAEEVDWGISLEPDPQGAGTDGIDWGDGSGGDPVQITVLEAGIQVPDGVARGPDALTLLENPETRSQFIDELMELETFLSQRIVEMSEEADVVSVSQFQLAPPILQGQTAEKVGAMAAAVRELIGRLINLRMQHLFLILASPRCVGAPSSLPACAVGGRARSFLWGWGGLSSREGTLGSGGQSEASSGVAFAQAAPWGGGTVVLVALKGRVLMAHLGLVGQVCGPCERAPAPEAEAGGAAGAEEGAHGAEEAGGAGGAGCPRAQARPAGAQNQGAAETD is encoded by the exons ATGCAG GACTATCAGAATTTGCCGATTGACATCCAGACAAGCAAGCTGCTAG ACTGGCTGGTGGACAGGAGACACTGCAACCTGAAATGGCAGAGCCACGTGCTGACTATCCGGGAGAAGATCAACGTGGCCATTCAGGACATGCCAGAGAGCGAGGAGATCAAGCAGCTGCTCTCGGGATCCT ATATTCACTATTTTCACTGCCTGAGGATTGTGGAAATTCTTAAAGGGACCGAGGCCTCCACTAAAAACATCTTTGGTCGCTACTCTTCCCAGCGTATGAAG gactggcaGGAGATCCTGTCCCTGTATGAAAAGGAAAACACCTACCTAG tggaACTCGCCAGCCTGCTCCTGCGCAGCGTCAGCTACGAGATCCCGTCCCTGAAGAAGCAGATCAGCAAgtgccagcagctgcagcaggagtaCAGCCGCAAGGAGGAGGAGTGCCAGCTGGGGGCCGCCGAGATGCGGGAGCGCTTCTACGCCTCCTGCAAGCAGTATGGCATCACT GGCGATAACGTGcggcgggagctgctggcctTGGTGAAGGACCTGCCGGCGCTGCTGACTGAGATCGGGGCCGGGGCCCGGGTGCTCTCGGAAGCCATCGATTCATACCAGGCCTGTGTGCAGTTCGTGTGTGAGAG CTCCCCGGAGCAGGTGGTGCCCCTGCTGCGGCACGTGCAGGAGCGCGGGAACACGACCGTCTATGAgtggaggaagggggtggagccCACCACGGTGGAGCGCCCACGGGCGGAGGAGGTGCCCGAGAAGCAGGACGAGGAGGCG ATCGACTGGGGGGACTTAGGGGTGGAGTCCACACCGGCCCCCGTGGGGGTTGATTACAGCATCTCCGGTGAAGACGGAACCCAGGCCGAGGAGGTGGACTGGGGGATCTCACTGGAACCTGACCCACAG GGAGCCGGCACTGACGGGATAGACTGGGGAGACGGGAGTGGCGGTGACCCGGTGCAGATCACGGTGCTGGAGGCTGGCATCCAGG TCCCAGATGGAGTCGCCCGAGGGCCTGATGCTCTGACCCTCCTGGAGAACCCGGAGACCCGGAGCCAGTTCATCGACGAGCTGATGGAG cTAGAGACCTTCCTGTCCCAGCGCATCGTGGAAATGAGCGAAGAGGCCGACGTGGTGTCAGTGAGCCAGTTCCAGCTGGCCCCCCCCATCCTGCAGGGCCAGACCGCAGAGAAGGTGGGCGCCATGGCGGCGGCTGTCCGGGAGCTGATTGGCCGGCTGAtcaacctgcggatgcagcaccTCTTCCTGATCCTGGCCTCCCCGAGGTGCGTGGgggccccctcctctctcccagcctgcGCTGTAGGGGGGCGAGCCCGTTCTTtcctgtggggatggggaggtttGTCCTCAAGGGAGGGGACGCTAGGGTCGGGGGGACAGAGTGAAGCTAGCTCTGGGGTAGCCTTTGCACAGGCAGCCccttggggcggggggacagTGGTCTTGGTGGCATTGAAGGGGAGGGTGTTGATGGCGCACCTGGGTCTCGTGGGGCAGGTATGTGGACCGTGTGAGCGAGCTCCTGCGCCAGAAGCTGAAGCAGGCGGAGCTGCTGGTGCTGAAGAAGGAGCTCACGGCGCAGAagaggcaggaggcgctggaggagCAGGGTGCCCTCGAGCCCAAGCTCGACCTGCTGGTGCACAAAACCAAGGAGCTGCAGAAACTG ATTGA